In uncultured Methanobacterium sp., a genomic segment contains:
- a CDS encoding AAA family ATPase: MLCKKGGLIIVLNNKTFRVFVSSTFSDMKEERNALQREVFPKLRKLCMEHGFRFQAIDLRWGVSEEAGLDQQTMKICLEEIERSQRVSPKPNFIVLLGDRYGWNPLPYEILKTEFDALLDSNAISNNDKECLIWKKSQSVNKKGWYRLDENAIPCVYCLQPRTGIYIDNNKWASEEEKIHSILFKAASSINLDEKHYCKYYASATEQEICKGILKPNKNLPHPKEHVFCFFREIENKNNISREKYSVQYIDFNNNDSEAKLVSLKEKIGVKLDKSNIFNYKAQWQGKNINKKHIDHLCKDVLSSLEKVIKEQIDEFKEKDSLNIEIEAHKKFGKELSKVFVGRDENLKKIKNYLKTSHSKPLIIYGDSGSGKSALMAKSVEDSLSNFYELQEGCDLYSDGVIVRFIGATPESSDLRSLLESLSRQITKIYDKDDSKIPTEYNELVQDFKERLNLATTEKPLFIYLDALDQLSDLENAHNLSWIPSELPKNVHIVLSTLKKPFIKFLEKRFSSENTSEVLPLKKDEGESILQKWLNDENIKRKLTDAQRNEVINKFRQNGLPLYLKLAFEEAKLWKSYTPLPNLKSDIPGIISDLFKRLSEDSAHGSVLLSRSLMYLVTSKNGLSEDEIIDVLSRDKDVFCNFMNRARSEPTEIIKIINNVLAEEENHLLDDPSKLFKELRINSAFCEDIFGRIQKDEIDLKIPISVWSRLYFDLEPYLSEKMADDTVLFSYYHKQLAKAVKKEFYGYELNERTINKPIQRKKSDIHRDLAEYFWSQDLKTEDSNKHVYNVRKVSELPYHETNGELWDKLEETLTDLRFIEAKCAVGMTYDLIRDYNLALDMHPDAQEEKKKRLEHEKLVDKYVKDLIAYSKGEIDHLDIIPSVKPWTDEEIREDTERIIKNPNPLDKIKAFSQFVNSQSHKLVEFGYWPGFSLQTAFNYVNSGPLAENSRILVNRSSKPLILRDENFLPNYNPYISILRQLKDHDSLIFSFAITPDGNKAITGSYNGNLCIWNLNSGENIKKINKHSSIVSFIDITPDGKIAASVSGDGQIFVLDLESGNTIQKLDDHQEMVKKAYISPDGLNVIFIDEKDTIYIWDLKNKKNEIITLFTNQSVFAVSSDFKHFVTFNKENLELWDMKTFKPVKNIKFYGDPKSIAFTPDLKKIISVKYSKILIYNLDSVKKQFLDTTRDNINIGPIFGFDITADGKIAVTTSGDGSIRIWDLNTGDNIKIIEYDSEKLHQLSLTPDGKKAITSSVDGKVFIWDLETGSNSKTIKGHQKPICEIAVTTDGKKAITGSWDKTVRIWDLTTGNNFKTPENNSHSVKSVVVTHNGKFGIGACNYSDVCAWDLQTNFTNACKKCFVGHSEPVGAIAITPDGSRVITGSRYNNENKIYVWDFETEEIKKTLGGNIRFLDELIVNPDGKNVIGRTEIGDVYIWDLQTGKYIKTPKFFGAITKMITTPNGRKIILGNFNGDILLWDFEIEENIKFKAHTNTITFISITPDGKKIITSSSDKNISIWSLETREVLRIFNWSNEFEFKVENIVVTPNGKNVIIQFINGIYKIIDLETYELINVSKENRRYSSLIVKADGNLVFGDLTGVIVLSHFVNFKKGIPLITPSKIWLFKKEDWDEYIKADCPFCGTLFNISDEKINIIKEVENKYKKPNGWIADKAWDDPRLISECPLCHEKLKFNPFIVDNSNQESS, from the coding sequence ATACTATGTAAAAAGGGGGGATTAATCATAGTTCTCAACAATAAAACTTTCAGGGTTTTTGTAAGTTCTACTTTTTCTGATATGAAGGAAGAAAGGAATGCTCTTCAAAGAGAAGTTTTTCCTAAACTGCGTAAACTGTGTATGGAGCATGGTTTCCGCTTCCAGGCTATTGATTTGAGGTGGGGTGTCTCGGAAGAGGCAGGTCTGGACCAGCAGACTATGAAGATCTGTTTGGAGGAAATTGAAAGGAGTCAGAGGGTTTCTCCTAAGCCTAATTTTATTGTTTTACTGGGGGATCGGTATGGTTGGAATCCGCTTCCATACGAAATTCTCAAAACAGAATTCGATGCATTATTGGACTCAAATGCAATTTCTAATAATGATAAAGAATGTTTAATATGGAAAAAATCACAGTCGGTGAATAAAAAGGGATGGTACAGGTTGGATGAAAATGCGATTCCATGTGTTTATTGCCTGCAACCAAGAACTGGAATTTATATAGATAATAATAAATGGGCTTCTGAAGAAGAAAAGATACATTCTATTCTATTCAAAGCTGCTTCTTCTATTAATTTGGATGAAAAACACTATTGTAAGTATTATGCGTCTGCTACAGAACAAGAAATATGTAAAGGTATTTTAAAACCTAATAAAAATTTACCCCACCCTAAAGAACATGTATTTTGTTTTTTTCGAGAAATTGAAAATAAAAATAATATTTCAAGGGAGAAATATTCTGTACAATATATTGATTTTAATAATAATGATTCTGAAGCAAAACTGGTTTCGCTCAAAGAAAAAATTGGTGTTAAACTAGATAAATCAAATATTTTCAATTATAAAGCGCAGTGGCAAGGAAAAAATATTAACAAGAAACACATTGATCACTTATGTAAAGATGTTCTTTCATCACTGGAAAAGGTAATTAAAGAACAAATCGATGAATTCAAAGAGAAAGATTCTTTGAATATTGAGATTGAAGCACATAAAAAATTCGGAAAAGAACTATCAAAGGTCTTTGTTGGCCGGGATGAAAACCTTAAAAAAATAAAAAATTACTTAAAAACTTCTCATTCTAAGCCATTGATAATATATGGCGATTCGGGAAGTGGTAAATCTGCTCTCATGGCTAAATCAGTAGAAGATTCGTTATCAAATTTTTATGAATTACAAGAAGGCTGTGATTTGTATTCGGATGGAGTTATTGTCCGTTTTATAGGTGCAACTCCTGAATCATCTGATTTGAGGTCTCTTTTAGAAAGTTTGAGTCGGCAGATTACAAAAATCTATGATAAAGATGATTCTAAAATCCCTACTGAATATAATGAACTAGTTCAGGACTTTAAAGAACGATTGAATTTAGCAACAACTGAAAAACCTCTTTTTATTTATTTAGATGCACTGGATCAACTATCCGATTTAGAGAACGCCCATAATTTGTCCTGGATACCTTCAGAATTACCCAAAAATGTGCATATTGTTCTTTCCACTCTTAAAAAACCATTTATTAAGTTTTTGGAAAAAAGGTTTTCTTCCGAAAATACTAGTGAAGTTTTGCCCTTGAAAAAAGATGAGGGAGAGTCAATTCTTCAGAAATGGCTTAATGATGAAAATATCAAACGAAAACTTACTGATGCCCAGAGGAATGAAGTAATCAATAAATTCAGGCAAAATGGATTGCCATTATATCTTAAATTAGCCTTTGAAGAAGCAAAACTCTGGAAATCTTACACTCCTCTGCCCAATCTAAAATCCGATATTCCCGGAATTATAAGTGATTTATTTAAAAGACTTTCTGAAGATTCTGCTCATGGATCTGTTTTACTATCACGAAGTTTAATGTATCTAGTAACTTCCAAGAATGGATTGTCTGAAGATGAAATTATTGATGTTCTTTCCAGAGATAAGGATGTTTTCTGTAACTTTATGAACAGAGCTCGTAGCGAACCTACTGAAATAATTAAAATTATAAATAATGTCTTGGCTGAAGAGGAAAATCACCTTCTGGATGATCCTTCTAAGTTATTTAAGGAATTAAGGATAAATTCTGCTTTTTGTGAGGATATTTTTGGGCGTATTCAAAAAGATGAAATTGATCTAAAAATCCCTATAAGTGTATGGTCTCGGCTTTACTTTGATCTTGAACCATACTTATCTGAAAAAATGGCAGATGATACAGTATTGTTTTCTTATTATCACAAACAATTAGCAAAAGCTGTCAAAAAAGAGTTTTATGGGTATGAACTGAACGAAAGAACTATAAATAAGCCCATTCAAAGGAAAAAATCGGATATTCATAGAGATTTAGCTGAATATTTCTGGTCTCAAGATTTAAAAACTGAAGATTCGAATAAACATGTTTATAATGTTCGCAAAGTTTCAGAATTACCCTATCATGAAACTAATGGTGAATTATGGGATAAATTAGAAGAAACACTTACTGATTTACGTTTTATTGAAGCTAAATGTGCAGTGGGAATGACTTATGATCTTATCCGAGATTATAACTTGGCTTTAGATATGCATCCCGATGCTCAGGAAGAAAAGAAAAAGAGATTAGAACATGAAAAACTTGTTGATAAATATGTTAAAGATTTAATTGCTTATTCTAAAGGAGAAATAGATCATCTGGATATAATTCCTTCAGTTAAACCTTGGACTGATGAAGAAATAAGAGAAGATACTGAAAGGATTATTAAAAATCCTAATCCATTGGATAAAATTAAAGCTTTTTCACAATTTGTTAACTCACAAAGCCACAAACTTGTTGAATTCGGATATTGGCCTGGATTTTCTTTACAAACAGCATTTAACTATGTTAATTCAGGGCCATTGGCAGAAAATAGTCGAATTTTAGTAAATAGATCCAGTAAACCCTTAATTTTAAGGGATGAGAATTTTTTACCTAATTATAATCCATATATTTCAATTTTAAGACAATTAAAAGATCATGATAGCTTAATATTTTCATTTGCTATTACTCCAGATGGTAACAAAGCAATAACTGGTAGTTATAATGGTAATTTATGTATTTGGAATCTAAATTCGGGGGAAAATATAAAAAAAATTAATAAACACTCCTCAATTGTAAGTTTTATAGATATCACTCCAGATGGAAAAATCGCAGCATCAGTAAGTGGTGATGGACAAATTTTTGTTTTAGATTTAGAATCTGGAAATACAATTCAAAAATTAGATGATCACCAAGAAATGGTTAAAAAAGCCTATATATCTCCTGATGGTCTTAATGTAATTTTTATTGATGAAAAGGACACTATATACATATGGGATTTAAAAAATAAGAAAAATGAAATAATTACACTTTTTACTAATCAAAGTGTATTTGCAGTTAGTTCCGATTTTAAACATTTTGTTACTTTTAATAAAGAAAATCTAGAATTGTGGGATATGAAAACATTCAAACCAGTTAAAAATATTAAATTTTACGGTGATCCTAAAAGTATAGCTTTTACTCCTGACCTTAAGAAAATAATCAGTGTAAAATACAGTAAAATACTAATATATAATTTAGATAGTGTTAAAAAACAATTTTTAGATACCACACGTGATAATATCAATATAGGCCCTATATTTGGTTTTGATATTACAGCTGATGGTAAAATCGCGGTTACTACAAGTGGAGATGGATCTATACGCATTTGGGACTTAAATACAGGGGATAACATTAAAATTATTGAATACGATTCGGAAAAATTACATCAACTTTCTCTGACTCCTGATGGGAAAAAAGCAATTACCAGTAGCGTTGATGGAAAAGTGTTTATTTGGGATTTAGAAACAGGATCTAATTCAAAAACCATAAAGGGACACCAAAAACCTATTTGTGAGATTGCAGTCACTACCGATGGAAAAAAGGCCATTACTGGTAGTTGGGATAAAACTGTTCGTATTTGGGACTTAACTACCGGGAATAACTTTAAAACTCCTGAAAATAATTCTCATTCTGTTAAATCTGTTGTTGTTACTCATAATGGAAAATTTGGAATTGGTGCATGTAATTATAGTGATGTTTGTGCTTGGGATTTACAAACAAATTTTACTAACGCCTGTAAAAAATGTTTTGTTGGGCATTCTGAACCTGTTGGGGCAATTGCAATAACACCTGATGGAAGTAGAGTAATTACTGGAAGTAGATACAATAATGAAAATAAGATTTATGTTTGGGACTTCGAAACTGAAGAAATAAAAAAAACATTAGGTGGAAACATTAGATTTCTAGATGAATTAATTGTAAATCCCGATGGAAAAAATGTTATTGGCAGAACTGAGATAGGTGATGTGTATATCTGGGATTTACAAACAGGTAAGTATATTAAAACACCAAAATTCTTCGGTGCAATTACCAAAATGATTACAACTCCTAATGGGAGAAAAATAATACTTGGAAATTTTAATGGGGATATTTTATTATGGGACTTTGAAATCGAAGAAAATATAAAATTTAAAGCCCATACAAATACGATAACTTTTATTTCTATTACTCCTGATGGAAAAAAGATTATTACCAGTAGTTCAGATAAAAATATTTCTATTTGGAGCTTAGAGACCAGAGAAGTTCTGAGAATATTCAACTGGAGCAATGAATTTGAATTTAAAGTTGAGAATATTGTTGTAACTCCAAATGGAAAAAATGTTATCATCCAATTTATTAATGGAATTTATAAGATTATTGATCTGGAAACATATGAATTAATTAATGTTTCAAAAGAAAATAGAAGATACTCCTCTTTAATTGTAAAAGCAGATGGAAATCTTGTATTTGGTGACTTAACTGGAGTAATTGTTCTTTCTCATTTTGTGAATTTTAAAAAAGGTATTCCTTTAATAACTCCATCAAAAATATGGTTATTTAAGAAAGAGGATTGGGACGAATACATTAAAGCTGATTGTCCATTTTGTGGAACTCTTTTCAATATTTCAGATGAGAAAATCAATATCATTAAAGAAGTTGAAAATAAATACAAAAAGCCTAATGGTTGGATTGCTGATAAAGCTTGGGATGATCCAAGACTTATCTCTGAATGTCCTTTATGCCACGAAAAATTAAAGTTTAATCCATTTATTGTGGATAATTCCAATCAAGAATCTTCATAA
- a CDS encoding alkaline phosphatase family protein has product MMKVNTTIYYYDRIDLISHKYGPGSNEFNSEIEYLLENLNKFRLLLKNHGNNLISENVLLILSSDHRHIKDTGNNIYLNLEFPEITNYIKRSEDGKLLTPAGSPRAMFLYIKEEKLDEVLKLLQENLCQKAVVLKTEELLEDTEFSKENSPFRTYSPDKISRELREKLGNLIILPVQNEEGNWTVWWYEKGVYEVENKGHHGGLSRYEMLVPFYAWRLHDWVND; this is encoded by the coding sequence ATGATGAAGGTAAACACTACTATCTATTACTACGACCGTATTGACCTAATATCACACAAATATGGTCCTGGATCCAATGAATTCAACTCGGAAATAGAATATTTACTGGAAAACCTGAATAAATTTAGATTACTATTAAAAAATCATGGAAATAACCTAATTTCTGAAAATGTCTTATTAATTTTAAGCTCGGACCACCGGCACATCAAAGATACTGGCAATAATATTTATCTCAACCTGGAATTTCCAGAAATTACAAACTACATAAAAAGATCTGAAGATGGGAAACTCCTGACTCCTGCTGGCTCTCCAAGGGCCATGTTCCTATACATAAAAGAAGAAAAACTGGACGAAGTATTGAAATTGCTTCAGGAGAACTTGTGCCAAAAAGCAGTGGTCTTAAAAACAGAGGAATTACTGGAAGATACTGAATTTAGCAAAGAGAATAGTCCCTTCAGAACTTATTCACCAGACAAGATCTCTCGTGAATTAAGAGAGAAGTTGGGTAATTTGATTATTTTACCAGTTCAAAACGAGGAGGGCAACTGGACTGTGTGGTGGTATGAAAAGGGAGTTTATGAAGTTGAAAATAAAGGCCATCACGGAGGATTATCACGTTATGAGATGCTGGTGCCTTTTTATGCTTGGAGGTTACATGATTGGGTAAATGATTAA
- a CDS encoding alkaline phosphatase family protein has protein sequence MPFQTHIYRLYPDNISDKVVFFLIDGLGQEHLYNFCRDRDDLEKIQEIGVSSSLNCQFPSTTASNMTTIHTSQEVAEHGIFDWQYYEPMVDDIITPLPFSFARDKKGETLKNKVNPTDIYPKETFYRKLAEYGIKSRVFQRSKYSESTYSRSMLKGADISGYDSLDSGLRDLAECIKNDEGKHYYLLLRPY, from the coding sequence ATTCCCTTCCAAACCCACATATATCGTCTTTATCCTGACAATATATCAGATAAAGTTGTTTTTTTCCTGATTGATGGGCTGGGTCAAGAGCATCTTTATAATTTTTGTCGAGACCGCGATGATTTGGAAAAAATTCAAGAGATTGGTGTGAGTTCTTCTCTTAACTGCCAGTTCCCTTCTACCACAGCCAGTAATATGACCACCATTCATACCAGTCAGGAAGTGGCCGAGCACGGAATATTCGACTGGCAATATTATGAACCCATGGTAGATGATATAATCACACCCCTACCATTCTCCTTTGCCCGGGATAAAAAAGGTGAAACACTTAAAAATAAGGTCAACCCCACTGACATATATCCCAAAGAGACTTTCTATCGAAAATTAGCTGAATATGGGATAAAAAGTCGGGTTTTCCAGAGAAGTAAATACTCAGAATCAACTTACTCCAGGTCTATGCTAAAAGGGGCAGATATAAGTGGATACGATTCTCTGGATTCCGGACTGCGTGATCTGGCGGAATGCATTAAAAATGATGAAGGTAAACACTACTATCTATTACTACGACCGTATTGA
- a CDS encoding DUF4062 domain-containing protein, which produces MFVSSTFSDMKEERNALQRKVFPKLRKLCMEHGFRFQAIDLRWGVSEEAGLDQQTMKICLEEIERSQRVSPKPNFIVLLGDRYGWKPLPYEIPADEFEEIKKVVSPSDKEFLFWEGDVLEDDQLKKRDGWYCRDENAVPPVYCLKPRFVDYDEDDYDEEIKKARDLEYKEWEDVEKRLKTILLNAIDKLGWDKDDSRRFKYESSATEQEIIKGVLNLPEDGSLSEKHVFSFMRTIKGKKGIPFDDHSKDFFDFTAAGTIDASAEEKLFALKDKIDDKLPSSNIFDYETKWERKGVNNLHIKNLCKDVYYSLEKVIMEQVNEFKEVSTLKWEINTHINHGKKMTEIFVGQKEILQRISDYIEIQNTQPLVIYGESGFGKSTVIAKAYENSKFRKRHIILRFIGATPNSMNHFFLLKSLCEEITKFYGADKTLIDQSNDLEFEFRRCIALANKEKQLVIFIDDIDLLTDQGLHEINYWLPERLPNYVKIIVSTSDKNWLFQARQKISHNNLIYLKKMEKKDGIKILEAWLSKNGRTLKKSQFKELINNFCLNGFPLYLKIAFEEAKLWKSYHQISLPKDIKFLIKNFLTRISNPSNHGNILVRKSLCYLASSRRGLSEDEIIGLLSIDDEFYQYFLKNSKHEINEKKIPIVLWIRLYHDLKPFLLEKTEDNNILFAFYQNIFFDVIEEEFLKNENTEYNQKIIEYFKIMPNSSSYNKPNLRKISELPYQLVLTRKWKDLSNLLANLEFLSNILEINDYEVYKLWRKIEENSIFTISKTYEYVFQNMNLYLNYLPVLSHFLSETDHYDESFWISDYILKSNMDVNTHNLDEIAFIFNLQAMLFYNRGSEQDFEIAMILLRNAEGIYRSLGDIRNLSSVLNNQATILSSVGLIDDAEQIIDEQIDLCKNINNIISSNLLGNKAVILKEKGYLDDALELHEKEEEICNKIGDLNGLQICLGNQANLLIEKKLNNKAMKLLIRQEEICRSLNKCSSLSNCISNQAFLFFSEKKYENALYLIQKQKKIAIKIKSEKQLMIAKSSEQIIIDMIGSNEAKY; this is translated from the coding sequence GTGTTTGTAAGTTCTACTTTTTCTGATATGAAGGAAGAAAGGAATGCTCTGCAAAGAAAAGTTTTTCCTAAACTGCGTAAACTGTGTATGGAACATGGTTTCAGATTTCAGGCCATTGATTTGAGATGGGGTGTCTCAGAAGAGGCGGGTCTGGACCAGCAGACCATGAAGATATGTTTGGAAGAGATTGAACGTAGTCAAAGGGTTTCTCCAAAGCCTAATTTTATTGTTTTGTTAGGGGATCGTTATGGTTGGAAACCATTACCTTATGAAATTCCTGCAGATGAATTTGAAGAGATTAAAAAAGTAGTTTCACCTTCTGATAAAGAATTTTTGTTCTGGGAAGGGGATGTTCTTGAAGATGATCAGCTTAAAAAACGGGATGGATGGTATTGTCGGGATGAGAATGCTGTTCCTCCAGTTTACTGTCTGAAACCCCGCTTTGTTGATTATGATGAAGATGATTATGATGAAGAGATTAAAAAAGCCAGGGATTTAGAGTATAAAGAATGGGAAGATGTTGAAAAACGTTTAAAAACAATTCTTTTAAATGCTATTGATAAATTGGGCTGGGATAAGGATGATTCCCGTCGTTTTAAATATGAATCATCAGCCACCGAGCAAGAAATCATTAAAGGGGTTTTGAATTTACCTGAGGATGGTTCTTTATCTGAAAAACATGTTTTCAGTTTTATGAGAACAATAAAAGGTAAAAAAGGTATTCCTTTCGATGATCATTCTAAAGATTTCTTTGATTTTACCGCAGCGGGGACAATTGATGCGTCTGCAGAAGAGAAACTGTTTGCATTAAAAGATAAAATTGATGATAAATTACCTTCTTCTAATATCTTTGATTATGAAACAAAATGGGAAAGAAAAGGTGTTAACAATCTACATATTAAAAATCTGTGTAAGGATGTTTATTATTCTCTGGAAAAAGTGATCATGGAACAGGTTAATGAATTTAAGGAAGTTTCTACTCTAAAATGGGAGATTAATACACACATTAATCATGGCAAAAAGATGACTGAAATTTTTGTTGGACAAAAAGAAATTCTTCAAAGAATATCAGATTACATAGAAATTCAAAATACTCAACCTTTAGTGATATATGGAGAGTCTGGATTTGGAAAATCGACAGTTATTGCAAAAGCTTATGAAAATTCTAAGTTTAGGAAGAGACATATAATTTTAAGATTTATAGGTGCAACACCAAACTCCATGAATCATTTTTTTCTTTTAAAAAGCCTTTGTGAAGAGATAACAAAATTTTATGGGGCTGATAAAACTCTAATTGACCAATCAAATGATTTGGAATTTGAATTTAGAAGATGTATAGCTTTAGCGAACAAAGAAAAGCAATTAGTTATTTTTATAGATGATATAGATTTGTTAACTGATCAAGGACTTCATGAAATTAATTATTGGTTACCTGAAAGATTACCAAATTACGTGAAAATTATAGTTTCTACTTCGGATAAAAATTGGCTTTTCCAAGCAAGGCAAAAAATTTCCCATAACAATTTAATTTATTTAAAAAAAATGGAAAAAAAAGACGGTATAAAAATTTTAGAAGCTTGGCTTTCAAAAAATGGAAGGACACTAAAAAAATCTCAATTCAAAGAACTAATTAATAATTTTTGTTTAAATGGATTTCCATTATACCTTAAAATTGCATTTGAAGAAGCTAAATTGTGGAAGTCATATCATCAAATTAGTTTACCTAAAGATATAAAATTCTTAATTAAAAATTTTTTAACGCGAATCTCTAATCCGTCTAATCATGGAAATATTCTAGTGAGAAAGAGTTTATGTTATCTTGCGAGTTCTAGGCGAGGTTTGAGTGAAGATGAAATAATTGGATTACTTTCTATTGATGACGAATTTTATCAATATTTTTTAAAGAACTCAAAACATGAAATAAATGAGAAAAAAATTCCTATTGTTTTATGGATACGTCTTTACCATGATTTAAAACCGTTTCTGTTAGAAAAAACAGAAGATAATAATATTCTATTTGCATTTTACCAAAATATTTTTTTCGATGTTATTGAAGAAGAATTTTTAAAAAATGAAAATACTGAATATAATCAAAAAATTATAGAATATTTTAAAATTATGCCAAATAGTTCCAGTTATAATAAACCAAATTTACGTAAAATATCTGAACTCCCATATCAACTCGTTTTAACACGGAAATGGAAAGATTTGAGTAATTTGCTAGCTAACTTAGAATTTTTATCGAATATCTTAGAGATTAATGATTATGAAGTATATAAATTATGGAGAAAAATTGAAGAAAATTCTATATTCACAATTTCGAAAACTTATGAATATGTTTTTCAGAATATGAATCTTTATTTAAATTATCTTCCTGTTTTATCGCATTTTCTATCTGAAACAGATCATTATGACGAATCATTCTGGATTAGCGATTACATTCTTAAATCTAACATGGATGTAAATACACATAATCTTGATGAAATTGCATTTATATTTAATTTGCAAGCAATGCTTTTTTATAATAGAGGTAGTGAGCAAGATTTTGAGATTGCAATGATACTACTTCGAAATGCCGAAGGAATTTATCGAAGTTTGGGAGATATTCGAAATTTATCTTCTGTTCTTAATAATCAGGCTACAATTCTTAGTTCCGTTGGATTAATTGATGATGCTGAGCAAATAATTGATGAACAGATAGATCTATGCAAAAATATTAATAATATAATATCCTCAAATCTCTTGGGTAATAAAGCAGTGATACTAAAAGAAAAAGGGTATTTAGATGATGCACTGGAATTACATGAGAAAGAAGAAGAAATATGCAATAAAATTGGGGATTTAAATGGATTACAAATATGTTTAGGTAATCAAGCCAATTTACTTATTGAGAAAAAATTAAACAATAAAGCAATGAAATTGCTTATAAGACAAGAAGAAATTTGTAGATCTTTAAATAAATGTTCAAGTCTTTCTAACTGTATTAGTAATCAAGCATTTTTATTTTTTAGTGAAAAAAAATATGAAAATGCACTTTATTTAATTCAAAAACAAAAGAAAATTGCAATCAAAATTAAAAGCGAAAAACAATTAATGATTGCGAAGAGTTCAGAACAGATAATAATAGATATGATTGGTTCAAACGAAGCTAAATATTAA
- a CDS encoding FHA domain-containing protein, giving the protein MAEKVYLTETMKGDLDNLKELAKKIDILGNDVRLKILIIIGAETKKRPERRGLTDVRELTSILRYKFAIRMTENGVKKHLNWLLKAGFIKVEAGIAERSMRGPRAVMNFILVPGALEAVNNDVNRIIRAISDVNTGIKESDLSYPLVRVLGGDDDGQVFGLFKDEVRIGREGGVDPEDEEYQGDIILSNGYERVTRISKPHATLTKGKDGEWYLEDAGSKSGVFVNNDEKASEKIKLVDGDLIKLALGEGGAEMVFVSSS; this is encoded by the coding sequence ATGGCTGAAAAAGTATATTTGACTGAAACCATGAAAGGGGACTTGGATAATCTGAAGGAACTGGCTAAGAAGATTGATATTCTGGGTAACGATGTGCGGTTAAAGATTTTGATTATCATTGGGGCTGAGACTAAAAAGAGACCTGAAAGAAGGGGTTTGACTGATGTTCGTGAGCTTACATCTATCTTGAGGTATAAATTTGCCATAAGAATGACTGAAAATGGGGTTAAAAAGCATTTAAACTGGTTACTTAAAGCAGGTTTCATTAAAGTTGAAGCTGGGATTGCAGAGAGGTCCATGAGGGGGCCCAGGGCAGTGATGAATTTTATTCTGGTTCCCGGTGCACTGGAAGCTGTGAATAATGATGTTAACCGCATAATACGTGCCATTTCTGACGTGAACACCGGAATTAAAGAATCAGATTTATCTTATCCACTGGTGAGGGTCCTGGGAGGGGATGATGATGGCCAGGTTTTCGGATTATTTAAGGACGAAGTGCGAATTGGGCGTGAGGGAGGTGTGGACCCTGAAGATGAAGAATACCAGGGAGATATTATACTGTCCAATGGTTATGAAAGGGTAACCCGGATAAGCAAACCACATGCTACACTTACCAAAGGAAAAGATGGGGAATGGTACCTGGAGGATGCTGGAAGTAAGTCAGGGGTTTTTGTTAACAATGATGAAAAGGCAAGTGAAAAAATAAAATTGGTAGATGGTGATTTGATCAAGCTTGCATTAGGGGAAGGCGGGGCAGAGATGGTTTTTGTTTCCAGTAGTTAA